From Homalodisca vitripennis isolate AUS2020 chromosome 1, UT_GWSS_2.1, whole genome shotgun sequence, the proteins below share one genomic window:
- the LOC124352950 gene encoding DNA polymerase iota-like: MDEFRSCDDLQHDSKYKHKRTIIHIDLDCFYAQVEMLKNPELTDKPVGIKQQHYVITSNYVAREYGIKKCMLITEALSLCPKLIIINGEDLHDYRLMSSKVTDIVRQFSTKVEKLGLDENFVDISDMVSSKLASKDNHSYSVVGHIYKNEIENICACGCRERLVIGSNIASEIRARIREELGMTCCAGVGHNKLLAKLVGSTHKPNQQTIVFPCSATLLVSNLSHARKIPGIGRKTSDVLDALGIVSVHDVQNCSLKVLEKHFDKSVARWIKGACFGVDDTDVKESGKQQVIGLEEASKMIGSMEEVRNRLKSLIDRGMVLLEEDGRFPTTIRVAVRKYSSHEEYCRQRESKQCPINPSIFRSNIAKDHILEAALGLFKKLVDHTKPFHLTLIGLAFTKFQEELPVKSSMLQFLRKKSLDESSSKDLTITDTSVGSTIENIVTGDNDQNSDFNRSNDSKQEHISFGEIDESVLNELPEDIRSEIMQTFQHENKPGTSSSNDTSVKCPPGIKLEVFNELPHEIQLELVRDSYKNTSNTVKTTGLTSKRQNSILNYLKKK, encoded by the coding sequence ATGGATGAATTTAGAAGTTGTGACGATCTTCAACATGACAGCAAGTATAAACACAAGAGAACAATAATTCATATTGATTTAGACTGTTTTTATGCTCAGGTGGAAATGTTGAAAAATCCAGAGCTTACCGACAAACCAGTTGGGATAAAACAGCAACATTATGTAATCACAAGTAATTATGTAGCCAGAGAGtatggaattaaaaaatgtatgttgatTACAGAGGCACTTTCTCTATGTCCTAAGCTCATCATTATTAATGGAGAGGATTTACATGACTATAGATTGATGTCATCAAAAGTGACTGATATTGTACGACAGTTCAGTACCAAAGTCGAAAAGTTGGGTTTGGATGAGAACTTTGTGGACATTTCAGATATGGTTTCATCAAAATTGGCGTCTAAAGACAATCATAGTTATAGTGTGGTAGGAcacatatacaaaaatgaaatagaaaatatctGTGCATGTGGTTGTAGAGAGAGGCTTGTTATTGGATCAAATATTGCTAGTGAAATAAGAGCGAGAATAAGAGAAGAATTGGGTATGACATGTTGTGCTGGTGTAGGGCATAACAAATTGTTGGCAAAATTGGTTGGATCTACCCACAAGCCCAACCAACAAACTATTGTGTTTCCATGCTCAGCTACACTACTCGTTTCAAATTTGAGCCATGCACGAAAGATACCAGGAATTGGAAGGAAAACAAGTGATGTGTTAGATGCATTGGGTATCGTATCAGTACATGACGTCCAGAACTGTTCTCTCAAAGTATTAGAGAAACACTTTGATAAAAGTGTGGCACGCTGGATAAAAGGAGCGTGTTTCGGTGTCGATGACACAGATGTCAAGGAGAGTGGTAAACAACAAGTTATTGGCTTGGAAGAAGCTTCAAAAATGATTGGTTCAATGGAGGAGGTCCGTAATagattaaaatctttaatagatCGGGGCATGGTTTTATTAGAAGAAGATGGACGCTTTCCCACTACAATACGTGTTGCTGTGCGTAAATATTCTTCCCATGAAGAATATTGTAGACAGAGAGAAAGTAAACAATGTCCAATAAATCCATCTATATTTAGATCAAATATCGCTAAGGATCATATACTTGAAGCTGCTCTTGGATTGTTTAAAAAGCTTGTTGATCATACGAAACCTTTTCATTTAACACTTATAGGATTGGCATTCACAAAGTTTCAAGAAGAGTTACCAGTAAAAAGTTCAATgctccaatttttaagaaaaaagtcTCTTGACGAATCAAGCAGTAAGGATTTAACCATAACTGATACCAGTGTTGGAAGtactattgaaaatattgttactgGCGATAATGATCAAAATAGTGATTTTAACAGGTCTAATGATTCCAAACAAGAGCATATATCATTTGGAGAAATAGATGAAtctgttttaaatgaattacCAGAAGACATAAGATCTGAAATCATGCAAACATTCCAACATGAAAATAAACCTGGCACATCATCTTCAAACGACACATCCGTAAAATGCCCACCAGGTATTAAATTGGAGGTTTTTAATGAGCTACCACATGAAATCCAATTGGAATTAGTTAGAGATTCCTACAAAAATACCTCTAATACAGTAAAAACAACTGGCTTAACTTCAAAAAGacagaattcaattttaaattacttaaagaaaaagtaa